Proteins encoded within one genomic window of Candidatus Zixiibacteriota bacterium:
- the leuS gene encoding leucine--tRNA ligase, whose protein sequence is MNGNQRPRYDFKEIESKWQQKWEDQKLYAAPDLADPKHKFYMLVMFAYPSGDLHMGHFRNYIIGDAVARKQMMLGKDVLHPFGWDAFGLPAERAAIKRQIHPRDWTLGNIGVSRNTLKRVGISFDWSREVTSCLPDYYKWTQWMFIQLFKKGLAYRKRGYVNWCPEDKTVLANEQVVNGVCERCGTPVEKKEQVQWYFKITDYADQLVDDLDKLPNWPDNLKAMQREWIGRSYGTEIDFTIEETGEKLPVFTTRPDTIYGVTFMAIAPEAELLKRLHLEGEYAEKVAQYQREALLRSEIDRTDATAEKDGVFTGKFAINPYNGEKVQLWVADYVLAGYGTGAVMAVPAHDTRDFAFAKKYDIPIRVVIHPDENTSLDPDSMEDAFTYYGPMVNSDRFNGFSGVEAKKAVTDYAEAGGFGRSQVNYKLKDWLISRQRYWGAPIPIIHCPKCGEVAVPDEDLPVVLPDTDNFIPKGRSPLEDVPGYMEVTCPKCGGAARRDPDTMDTYVCSSWYYLRYLDPHNDSVPFDKDKADRYLPIDLYVGGITHATGHLIYFRFFHKFLRDLGWIKSNEPAERMFCLGMVMDANGAVMSKSLGNVVSPMPLMEEHGVDVTRLAMYFTAPCEKEVLWTNNTITGIEKFFFNRLYPLYEDYRGSGVDLERYFKTEILSEYERAIYTKLNQTVVRCSEDLDKLQFNTVIAALMELTRDFDSKKIKDDQLNDYIILKTIQMVAPLAPHIAEELWERCDQSGSVFKSCWPLADQNALIGDMIEIAVQVNGRLRDTVKIAADSDQETVEKAAFASERVSAHIEGKNIRKKIYVKGRILNIVAN, encoded by the coding sequence ATGAACGGCAACCAGCGTCCCCGGTACGATTTCAAAGAGATCGAAAGTAAATGGCAGCAAAAATGGGAGGATCAGAAGCTCTACGCTGCCCCGGATCTCGCTGACCCGAAACATAAATTCTACATGCTGGTAATGTTCGCCTATCCTTCGGGCGATCTCCACATGGGACATTTCCGCAACTACATTATTGGCGATGCCGTGGCACGCAAACAGATGATGCTCGGTAAGGATGTCCTGCATCCGTTCGGTTGGGATGCTTTTGGACTGCCGGCAGAGCGGGCTGCCATTAAGCGGCAGATTCACCCAAGAGACTGGACACTTGGCAATATCGGCGTTTCGCGCAATACCCTGAAACGAGTCGGAATATCGTTCGACTGGTCGCGCGAGGTGACTTCGTGCCTCCCGGATTACTACAAATGGACCCAGTGGATGTTTATCCAGCTCTTTAAGAAGGGGCTGGCATATCGCAAGCGCGGTTATGTCAACTGGTGTCCGGAAGATAAAACCGTTCTGGCCAACGAACAAGTCGTCAATGGTGTCTGTGAACGTTGCGGTACTCCGGTCGAGAAAAAAGAACAGGTCCAATGGTATTTTAAGATCACTGACTACGCCGATCAACTGGTCGATGACCTGGATAAACTCCCCAACTGGCCCGACAACCTGAAGGCAATGCAACGTGAGTGGATCGGTCGTTCCTACGGTACTGAAATAGACTTCACGATCGAAGAAACCGGTGAAAAACTACCGGTGTTTACCACGCGGCCGGACACTATCTACGGTGTCACTTTCATGGCTATTGCACCGGAAGCGGAGTTGTTGAAACGTCTCCACCTCGAAGGCGAATACGCTGAAAAGGTAGCACAATACCAAAGAGAAGCGCTGCTGCGTTCGGAAATAGACCGAACCGACGCCACCGCCGAAAAGGATGGTGTTTTCACCGGTAAATTCGCCATCAATCCATACAACGGCGAGAAAGTTCAGCTTTGGGTTGCGGACTATGTTCTGGCTGGATACGGCACCGGAGCGGTGATGGCTGTCCCGGCTCATGATACCCGTGACTTCGCCTTTGCCAAGAAATACGACATCCCGATTAGAGTTGTAATTCATCCCGATGAAAACACCTCTCTGGATCCCGATTCAATGGAGGATGCCTTTACATATTATGGCCCGATGGTGAACTCTGACCGGTTTAATGGGTTTTCAGGAGTTGAAGCTAAAAAAGCAGTCACGGATTACGCTGAGGCCGGGGGATTCGGACGGAGCCAGGTCAATTACAAGCTCAAGGATTGGTTGATATCGCGCCAGCGTTATTGGGGGGCGCCCATTCCGATCATACATTGCCCCAAATGTGGTGAAGTAGCCGTTCCGGACGAAGATTTACCCGTTGTCCTGCCGGATACCGATAATTTTATCCCAAAGGGCCGCTCACCCCTGGAAGATGTACCCGGATACATGGAAGTAACCTGCCCGAAATGCGGGGGAGCAGCCCGCCGGGATCCCGATACCATGGATACTTACGTCTGCTCGTCCTGGTATTACCTCCGTTATCTGGATCCCCATAATGATTCCGTTCCGTTCGACAAAGACAAAGCGGACCGCTATCTGCCCATTGACCTGTATGTTGGCGGCATAACTCACGCCACCGGACACCTGATCTATTTCCGCTTTTTCCACAAATTCCTGCGTGATCTGGGCTGGATTAAGAGTAATGAACCTGCCGAAAGGATGTTCTGTCTGGGAATGGTAATGGACGCCAATGGCGCAGTTATGTCCAAGTCACTGGGAAATGTTGTTTCGCCCATGCCTCTGATGGAGGAACACGGAGTCGATGTCACCCGACTGGCCATGTATTTCACCGCTCCCTGTGAAAAAGAGGTGCTCTGGACAAATAACACGATTACCGGGATTGAGAAGTTCTTCTTTAATCGACTGTACCCATTGTACGAAGATTACAGAGGTTCGGGCGTAGACTTAGAGCGTTACTTTAAGACGGAGATTCTCTCTGAGTACGAACGAGCTATTTATACCAAGTTGAATCAAACGGTTGTCCGGTGTTCTGAAGATCTCGACAAATTGCAATTCAATACGGTAATTGCCGCGCTCATGGAATTGACTCGGGATTTTGACAGTAAAAAGATCAAAGACGATCAACTAAACGACTATATTATCCTGAAAACTATCCAGATGGTGGCTCCGCTGGCGCCGCATATAGCTGAAGAGCTGTGGGAACGCTGTGATCAATCCGGCAGCGTGTTCAAATCCTGTTGGCCGCTTGCTGACCAGAATGCGCTGATTGGTGATATGATTGAAATAGCCGTTCAGGTCAACGGCAGATTACGGGATACAGTCAAGATTGCGGCCGATTCTGATCAGGAAACAGTCGAAAAGGCTGCATTTGCCAGTGAGAGAGTATCAGCACATATTGAAGGCAAGAATATCCGTAAAAAGATATATGTCAAAGGACGTATCCTTAATATAGTGGCCAATTGA